AGCGCACGCCGGAAAGCGCCAGCACGTACAGGCTCCCGGAGAACACCACGATCCCCGCGGTGAACAGCCATCCCGCGAGCGCCCACCCGCCGCCCCCCGCGCGCCCCGCCGCGAAAGCGACCACCAGCAGCGCCAAGGCGTGGTACATCTGGTAGCGCGCGGCCGTTTCCCACACGGCCAGCAGGTCCGGCGTCAGCCGCGCCCGCAGCGCATGCGCGCCGAACGCCCCCGCGCCCACCGCCAGCAGCGCGAAGGTGCATCCCAGGATCCAGAAGGTGCGGTTCATCTCTCGTGTTCGTACGGGGTTCGATCGGCGCGGGTCCGAAAGATGGGCAGGGGCGCCCGCTTGCGCCACCGGCCGATCCAGAGAACCGGACCTTCCCGCCGCCCCGCGTGTAACTCGTTGTGGGATCGGCACAAAGGGGACTCGGGAACATTCTTTGCTCAAGCGCGCGGCGGAGGGTGCATGGCAACCACCGGACGGCGAGGC
This Longimicrobium sp. DNA region includes the following protein-coding sequences:
- a CDS encoding DUF423 domain-containing protein, which translates into the protein MNRTFWILGCTFALLAVGAGAFGAHALRARLTPDLLAVWETAARYQMYHALALLVVAFAAGRAGGGGWALAGWLFTAGIVVFSGSLYVLALSGVRWLGAITPLGGLCFLAGWVALLLAGMRASPS